One part of the Corynebacterium sp. CNCTC7651 genome encodes these proteins:
- the metE gene encoding 5-methyltetrahydropteroyltriglutamate--homocysteine S-methyltransferase, with translation MMTAPFPKATIEGYPRIGANRELKRALESYWAGRIDADTFRSTTHALRIDNYNHLRDLGLTEDYAIPADVAYYDQVLETGLTVGLIPGGTDLDEEFALARGNAERVPLEMTKWFDTNYHYLVPEIAADQDITPAPERVLRLVEEAREAGHTVRPYLVGPVTLIALSKPAEWSLLDKLTDAYAQVFAALKDAGVEWVQVAEPALVADLSTPDAELAKYTQQAWSKLLGGENRPNVYLTTPYGATREGLNVLAELAPEALHVDLSPWTLDVDADYAARVAAAFEGKDTTLVAGLIDGRNVWAANLRQKAELLEQLGAEHVSTSTSLQHVPHTLNAEKNLPVDVANWLSFADEKIAEIQALVAGEENAAEAFARSDRAVRTRAESARTHNADVEARVNALPTGAVQRQPEFAERNKVQHEQLGLPKLPTTTIGSFPQTPEIRKARADHKAGELTDEQYTEALKAEIKNVIELQEEIGLDVLVHGEAERNDMVQYFAELLDGFVVTENGWVQSYGSRCTRPPIVVGDVSRPAAMTVEWAKYAQSLSEKPVKGMLTGPVTILAWSFKRDDVPLSLSADQIGVALADEVRDLEEAGISVIQIDEPALRELLPLRADDRPSYLDWAVRAFRLVALEAKPETQIHTHLCYSEFGQIIDAVAGLDADVTSIEAARSKMELLEDIDDTFHSEIGPGVWDIHSPRVPSQEEIVGLLKAALENVPNERLWVNPDCGLKTRGYAEVEPSLRNLVAARDEVVSGL, from the coding sequence ATGATGACCGCACCATTTCCTAAGGCCACGATTGAGGGCTACCCGCGCATCGGCGCGAACCGCGAGTTGAAGCGCGCGCTGGAGTCTTACTGGGCAGGGCGTATCGACGCTGATACGTTCCGCTCCACCACCCATGCCCTGCGCATTGACAACTACAACCACCTGCGCGACCTCGGCCTGACCGAGGATTACGCCATCCCGGCCGACGTGGCCTACTACGACCAGGTGCTGGAGACGGGCCTGACCGTGGGCCTGATCCCGGGCGGCACCGACCTGGATGAGGAGTTCGCCCTCGCCCGCGGCAACGCAGAGCGCGTGCCGCTGGAGATGACCAAGTGGTTCGACACCAACTACCACTACCTGGTGCCGGAGATTGCGGCTGACCAGGACATCACCCCGGCGCCGGAGCGCGTGCTTCGGCTGGTGGAGGAGGCCCGCGAAGCCGGCCACACCGTGCGCCCGTACCTGGTTGGCCCGGTTACCCTGATCGCCCTGTCTAAGCCGGCCGAGTGGTCCCTGCTGGACAAGCTCACCGACGCATACGCCCAGGTCTTCGCCGCGCTGAAGGACGCCGGTGTGGAGTGGGTGCAGGTTGCGGAGCCGGCCCTGGTCGCCGACCTGTCTACCCCGGATGCGGAGCTGGCGAAGTACACCCAGCAGGCGTGGTCCAAGCTGCTGGGCGGGGAGAACCGCCCGAACGTGTACCTGACCACCCCGTACGGTGCGACCCGCGAGGGCCTGAACGTTCTGGCTGAGCTTGCTCCGGAGGCGCTGCACGTGGACCTGTCCCCGTGGACGCTGGACGTGGACGCTGATTACGCCGCCCGCGTGGCCGCCGCCTTCGAGGGCAAGGACACCACCCTGGTCGCCGGCCTGATCGACGGCCGCAACGTGTGGGCCGCCAACCTGCGCCAGAAGGCGGAGCTCCTGGAGCAGCTGGGCGCGGAGCACGTCTCCACCTCCACCTCCCTGCAGCACGTGCCGCACACCCTGAACGCGGAGAAGAACCTGCCGGTGGACGTGGCCAACTGGCTGTCCTTCGCGGACGAGAAAATCGCCGAGATCCAGGCTCTGGTTGCCGGCGAAGAGAACGCCGCAGAGGCATTCGCCCGCTCCGACCGCGCCGTGCGCACCCGCGCAGAGTCCGCGCGCACCCACAACGCTGACGTTGAGGCCCGCGTGAACGCCCTGCCGACCGGTGCCGTGCAGCGCCAGCCGGAGTTCGCGGAGCGCAACAAGGTGCAGCACGAGCAGCTCGGCCTGCCGAAGCTGCCCACCACCACCATCGGCTCCTTCCCGCAGACCCCGGAGATCCGTAAGGCCCGCGCCGACCACAAGGCCGGCGAGCTGACGGATGAGCAGTACACCGAGGCGCTGAAGGCGGAGATCAAGAACGTCATTGAGCTCCAGGAGGAGATCGGCCTGGACGTGCTGGTGCACGGCGAGGCGGAGCGCAACGACATGGTGCAGTACTTTGCGGAGCTGCTGGACGGCTTCGTGGTCACCGAGAACGGCTGGGTCCAGTCCTACGGTTCCCGCTGCACCCGTCCGCCAATCGTCGTCGGCGATGTTTCCCGCCCGGCCGCGATGACGGTGGAGTGGGCGAAGTACGCCCAGTCCCTGTCCGAGAAGCCGGTCAAGGGCATGCTCACCGGCCCGGTCACCATCCTGGCCTGGAGCTTCAAGCGTGACGACGTCCCGCTGTCCCTCTCCGCAGACCAGATCGGCGTGGCCCTGGCCGACGAGGTGCGCGACCTGGAGGAGGCCGGCATCTCCGTCATCCAGATCGACGAGCCGGCGCTGCGCGAGCTGCTGCCGCTGCGTGCCGACGATCGCCCGTCCTACCTCGACTGGGCCGTCCGCGCCTTCCGCCTGGTGGCCCTGGAGGCGAAGCCGGAGACCCAGATCCACACCCACCTCTGCTACTCCGAGTTCGGCCAGATCATCGACGCTGTTGCCGGCCTGGACGCAGACGTGACCTCCATCGAGGCGGCCCGTTCCAAGATGGAGCTGCTGGAGGATATCGACGACACCTTCCACTCCGAGATCGGCCCGGGCGTGTGGGACATCCACTCCCCGCGCGTGCCGTCCCAGGAGGAGATCGTCGGCCTGCTCAAGGCTGCGCTGGAGAACGTGCCGAATGAGCGCCTGTGGGTGAACCCGGACTGCGGTCTGAAGACCCGCGGCTACGCTGAGGTGGAGCCGAGCCTGCGCAACCTTGTCGCCGCGCGCGACGAGGTGGTCTCCGGGCTGTAA
- a CDS encoding peptidylprolyl isomerase, with amino-acid sequence MTQKTQTITFHTNHGDIVVDLFGNHAPKTVATITGLATGEQEYSTKNASGSTEGPFYDGAIFHRIIPGFMIQGGDPTGTGTGGPGFQFADEFHPELSFDRPYLLAMANAGPGTNGSQFFITVDATPWLNNRHTIFGEVTDEASRKVVDEIANVQTGRMDRPVEDVVIESVEVN; translated from the coding sequence ATGACTCAGAAAACGCAGACGATTACGTTCCACACCAACCACGGCGACATTGTGGTTGACCTCTTTGGCAACCACGCGCCGAAGACCGTTGCCACCATCACCGGCCTGGCTACCGGCGAGCAGGAGTACTCCACCAAGAACGCCTCCGGTTCCACCGAGGGCCCGTTCTACGACGGTGCGATTTTCCACCGCATTATCCCGGGCTTCATGATCCAGGGCGGTGACCCGACCGGCACCGGCACCGGCGGCCCGGGCTTCCAGTTCGCGGATGAGTTCCACCCGGAGCTCTCCTTCGACCGCCCGTACCTGCTGGCCATGGCCAACGCCGGCCCGGGCACCAACGGCTCCCAGTTCTTCATCACCGTGGACGCCACCCCGTGGCTGAACAACCGCCACACCATCTTCGGCGAGGTCACCGATGAGGCCTCCCGCAAGGTTGTGGATGAGATTGCCAACGTGCAGACCGGCCGCATGGACCGCCCGGTGGAGGACGTTGTCATCGAGTCCGTCGAGGTGAACTAA
- a CDS encoding rhomboid family intramembrane serine protease, giving the protein MAPSTSRPNTVIRNSLRGAPVTSAITAICIVVFLITALQARSITDVVWDSPLGSAMILWGPLVEGLGYLRPLTAGFLHLDITHLFLNMLMLVFVGAEVERYVGSGPYAVGYLASVLGSSGAVLAFNFATPTAGASGALYALMAMLVAIALRRSVDLRAPLALIAVNVAYTLMATNVSFWGHAGGLVFGALMAWPLTSQSMRTRWVGALAGLALGTAAVWAATLPLSAPVY; this is encoded by the coding sequence ATGGCCCCCAGCACCTCCCGTCCCAACACCGTCATCCGCAATTCGCTGCGCGGCGCACCCGTAACCAGCGCGATCACGGCGATCTGCATCGTGGTCTTCCTGATCACGGCACTGCAGGCCCGCTCGATCACGGACGTGGTGTGGGATTCTCCGCTGGGCTCCGCGATGATTCTGTGGGGCCCGCTGGTGGAGGGCTTGGGCTACCTCCGCCCGCTCACCGCGGGCTTTTTGCATCTGGACATCACGCACCTGTTCCTCAACATGCTGATGCTGGTGTTCGTGGGCGCGGAGGTGGAGCGCTACGTGGGCTCCGGGCCCTACGCGGTGGGGTATTTGGCCAGCGTGCTTGGCTCTTCCGGCGCGGTGCTGGCGTTCAACTTTGCCACGCCCACCGCGGGAGCTTCGGGCGCGCTGTACGCACTCATGGCCATGCTGGTGGCTATTGCTTTACGACGTTCCGTTGATCTCCGCGCCCCACTCGCACTCATCGCCGTCAACGTGGCCTACACCTTGATGGCGACCAACGTGAGCTTTTGGGGCCACGCCGGCGGGTTGGTGTTCGGTGCCTTGATGGCGTGGCCGTTGACGTCGCAAAGCATGCGCACCCGGTGGGTGGGTGCGCTCGCCGGACTGGCGCTGGGGACGGCGGCGGTGTGGGCGGCTACGCTGCCACTGTCTGCGCCGGTGTACTAA
- the crgA gene encoding cell division protein CrgA, which produces MPKAKVTKDAARPVSSTSSGANRTPVKINTGGTPAWYKAIMFGLMIFGLAWLLFFYIAGDQVAFVAQLGPWNYAIGFAGIILGLMMTMGWR; this is translated from the coding sequence ATGCCCAAGGCAAAAGTAACTAAGGACGCCGCCCGCCCGGTATCTTCCACCTCCTCCGGTGCAAACCGCACCCCGGTGAAGATCAACACCGGCGGCACCCCCGCCTGGTACAAGGCCATCATGTTCGGTCTGATGATCTTCGGCCTGGCCTGGCTGCTGTTCTTCTACATCGCCGGCGACCAGGTCGCCTTTGTGGCGCAGCTGGGCCCCTGGAACTACGCCATCGGCTTCGCGGGCATCATCCTGGGTCTGATGATGACCATGGGCTGGCGCTAG
- the pknB gene encoding Stk1 family PASTA domain-containing Ser/Thr kinase, with the protein MKIADRYELGDIIGTGGMSDVYAATDTVLGRDVAVKMLKIDMARDENFRERFRQEAKNSARLNHPNIVAVYDTGAQVIGGVNIPFIVMERVTGRNLRDIVRGDGPLSPHDAAALLQPVTRALQSSHDAGIIHRDIKPANIMVTNTGEVKVMDFGIARALDDSTSAMTQTSAVIGTAQYLSPEQARGKAADARSDIYALGCVMYEAVTGTPPFEGESPFAVAYQHVQEDPQPPSERISATLSPNEAVNVDSVILTAMAKHPADRYQSADEMCADLARLERGSVTNAARSHLAAAEQDLGGRSGYNSSDTTVVAAPVRSGQPPRREPARRDVAPREDMRAAAPAAGAGAAGGAGGASRYEDHRRANEKTSSSSWMKWVASLLGLALLAGTGWLAYTYFSTPEPQQDQAPAQPQMVALPDVNGKPRHEAVAELEGLGFKVAVSDQPSPDVPRGHVVGTNPVAGSELAPGTLITVNVSTGREITDVPDLTNLTAQDAAAALEEAGLELNEDIRRESSNDVPEGIITSQYPAAGSQISKGSKVTITVSTGRERVTIPSLEGLNVNQATATLSQLNLRSTVTRVDSERPDGEVLGVAGANTEVETGTTVELRVSNNMLMTMPQITRMNPSDADRTMRAAGWNGRLVAGPTVPTGALVDSGLIGHQEIPAGNTIRKDQAIGYNLWEFDAAVLNPLNNQGN; encoded by the coding sequence ATGAAGATCGCTGACCGCTACGAGCTCGGTGACATCATTGGCACCGGTGGCATGAGCGACGTGTACGCCGCCACCGACACCGTGCTGGGGCGCGACGTTGCCGTGAAGATGCTCAAGATCGACATGGCGCGCGACGAGAACTTCCGCGAGCGCTTCCGCCAGGAGGCGAAGAACTCCGCGCGGCTGAACCACCCCAACATCGTGGCGGTGTATGACACTGGCGCGCAGGTCATCGGCGGGGTGAACATCCCGTTCATCGTGATGGAGCGCGTCACCGGACGGAACCTGCGCGACATTGTGCGGGGCGACGGCCCCCTGTCCCCCCACGATGCCGCTGCGCTGCTCCAGCCGGTCACGCGCGCGCTGCAGTCCAGCCACGACGCCGGGATTATCCACCGCGACATCAAGCCGGCCAACATCATGGTCACCAACACTGGCGAAGTGAAAGTGATGGATTTCGGCATCGCGCGGGCGTTGGATGATTCCACCTCGGCGATGACGCAGACCTCCGCCGTCATCGGCACCGCGCAGTACCTCTCCCCGGAGCAGGCGCGCGGCAAGGCTGCCGACGCTCGCAGCGACATCTACGCGCTCGGCTGCGTGATGTATGAGGCCGTGACCGGCACCCCGCCGTTTGAGGGCGAGTCCCCCTTCGCCGTGGCGTACCAGCACGTGCAGGAGGATCCGCAGCCGCCGAGCGAGCGTATTAGCGCCACGTTGAGCCCCAACGAGGCCGTGAACGTGGACTCCGTGATCCTGACTGCCATGGCCAAGCACCCGGCGGATAGGTACCAGAGCGCCGATGAGATGTGCGCGGACCTGGCGCGGCTTGAGCGCGGCTCCGTCACCAACGCCGCCCGCAGCCACCTCGCCGCCGCAGAGCAAGACCTTGGTGGCCGCAGCGGATACAACAGCTCCGACACCACCGTGGTCGCGGCACCCGTGCGTTCCGGCCAGCCGCCGCGCAGGGAGCCAGCGCGCCGCGACGTGGCGCCGCGCGAGGACATGCGTGCGGCCGCTCCCGCCGCCGGCGCGGGCGCCGCAGGCGGGGCAGGTGGGGCCTCGCGCTACGAGGATCACCGCCGCGCGAACGAGAAAACGTCCAGCAGCAGCTGGATGAAGTGGGTTGCCTCGCTGCTGGGGCTCGCCCTGCTGGCGGGCACCGGCTGGCTGGCGTACACCTACTTCTCCACCCCGGAGCCGCAGCAGGACCAGGCACCTGCGCAGCCGCAGATGGTGGCGCTGCCGGACGTGAACGGCAAGCCGCGGCACGAGGCGGTGGCTGAACTCGAAGGCTTGGGCTTCAAGGTTGCCGTGTCCGATCAGCCCAGCCCCGACGTACCGCGCGGGCACGTGGTTGGCACGAACCCGGTCGCAGGCTCCGAGCTCGCCCCGGGCACCCTGATCACGGTCAACGTGTCCACCGGCCGCGAGATCACGGACGTGCCGGACCTGACCAACCTCACCGCGCAGGACGCTGCCGCGGCGCTGGAAGAGGCTGGCCTGGAACTGAACGAAGACATCCGCCGCGAAAGCTCTAACGACGTGCCGGAGGGCATTATCACCTCCCAGTACCCGGCCGCGGGATCCCAGATTTCCAAGGGGTCGAAGGTAACCATCACGGTGTCCACCGGCCGCGAGCGGGTGACCATCCCGTCCTTGGAGGGCCTGAACGTGAATCAGGCAACCGCCACGTTGTCCCAGCTCAACCTGCGTTCCACCGTCACCCGCGTGGATTCGGAGCGTCCGGACGGCGAGGTACTCGGTGTCGCCGGCGCCAACACCGAGGTGGAAACCGGCACAACGGTGGAGCTGCGCGTGTCCAACAACATGCTGATGACCATGCCGCAGATTACCCGCATGAACCCGAGCGACGCGGACCGGACCATGCGCGCCGCCGGCTGGAACGGCCGCCTAGTCGCCGGCCCGACGGTGCCTACCGGCGCGCTGGTGGATTCCGGCCTGATCGGCCACCAGGAGATCCCCGCCGGCAACACCATCCGGAAGGACCAGGCGATTGGGTACAACCTGTGGGAGTTCGACGCAGCCGTGCTCAATCCGCTGAATAACCAGGGCAACTAG